A single window of Rhodamnia argentea isolate NSW1041297 chromosome 5, ASM2092103v1, whole genome shotgun sequence DNA harbors:
- the LOC115752830 gene encoding 40S ribosomal protein S25-2-like, with protein MAPKKDKAPPPSSKPAKSGGGKQKKKKWSKGKQKEKVNNMVLFDQATYDKLVSEVPKYKLITPSILSDRLRVNGSLARRAIKDLMARGLIRMISAHASQQIYTRATNT; from the exons ATG GCACCGAAGAAGGATAAGGCTCCTCCCCCGTCTTCGAAGCCGGCTAAATCTGGAGGCGgcaagcaaaagaagaag AAATGGAgcaaaggaaagcaaaaggagAAGGTAAACAACATGGTACTCTTTGATCAGGCAACGTATGACAAACTTGTCAGTGAAGTTCCCAAGTACAAGCTTATCACTCCTTCCATCTTATCAGACAGATTGAGG GTCAATGGTTCACTGGCACGTAGAGCAATCAAGGACTTAATGGCAAGAGGTCTTATTAGGATGATATCAGCTCATGCCAGCCAGCAGATCTACACAAGGGCTACCAACACCTAA
- the LOC115751273 gene encoding uncharacterized protein LOC115751273: MSGHLRFESASAGTDELAIAGGHLNGNRASHSRSSLDRSGSFRESCENRMFSTLTSLSGENSTSNGDVPPISDCLMLDPITLGDQKYQRLGELRRILGIPFGSTAEDSSSGAGVAKLPHPAAVEELKRFKSSVWDTSSKARRRAKKLEESLYKLNKYNHVLNSKKPQRNGTTANERSGGSNLSKMASQNHRNSSELLSQGLEDRSKSVVLNKRVRSSMAELRTDSQGHTLTKLPAVTGKDREMTRNVVEGSDLVEDKNHRLPAGGEGWDKKMKRKRSIGSGFSRPLLMDGETKRPVFHKVKTEPSLQSSDAQGSRLSVREETSTASPSQTPKAKGSRAPRSGSVVAATSPTNFSRSSGAFEACEQSPSASKVHMIGGPTNNRKRPLPSESSSPPMAQWVCHRQKTSRNRRANIVSPVSNHNESNPPSEGCALDPGLKMSSVETSAPLFSRGFANGIQQLKVKLENVSSPARLPENDESGGGQNRESRMKEKRASAVEVDEIDVGTIRGVSSSIVLPKKNKTVPKDDVGDGVQRQGRSGRCSSFPRANIASANEKMDNAASKPLRSAKPGSEKNGSKTGRPPLKKVSDRKAFARHAKSPAGSTPDISGASDDDREELLEAAKFASRANGLVHSGVFWKKMESFFSPVSLEDISYLKQQRDLVHEESMKPHKHVFGERDNGIQCQYGSGESAASDNVTQQVEDKDVICGKLNPGGMKVLPLYQRLLASLIIEEEAIFEEGGEGRSLPFSHNEDGNSGANCLAVGVKSRNGDGSVHENDVMHELQTPMQYNIPNYSGNGSINKSIQSDLDLMHKGQVLCEISKNGFHGSVAAFSCVAGISYDEQYMHMSIESKLLVELHSVDLYPESVPDLVNGEDEAINNDISDLKKQLSKQVGEKKLLLDKLLKAIPEGSADNGRDLERTAMQRLVEMAYRKQLATRASIASRNGIPKVPKHVAMAFTRRTLARCKEFEDTGKSCFSEPSLSEVLFAAPPRGCEESIRHDNLCSSPVPGTSGSSSKLKQFGLQNDDIGLGPNDNNRTLLHPPDQAFGKTGPIWNRGKKKELLLDDVGAMRVASSPAKGKRSERDRDPEMVLNYSAAKGGRQNSVSAKGERKAKSKPKQRTAQLSSSGNGYISKFSEMMHPVSSSAHESKKVLAISADKKQELDKTNGNAPPGLKGTNESEDLANLDLLGDLDVPSWLNFEGDALQDHDSMGLEIPMDDLSDVFL; the protein is encoded by the exons ATGTCAGGTCATCTAAGGTTTGAATCAGCTTCGGCTGGTACAGATGAATTGGCCATTGCTGGGGGCCATCTAAACGGAAACAGGGCAAGCCATTCCCGATCTAGTCTGGATAGGTCAGGTAGTTTCAGGGAGAGCTGTGAAAACAGGATGTTCAGCACCCTGACTAGCCTTTCCGGGGAGAATTCTACATCAAATGGGGACGTCCCTCCCATATCAGATTGTCTGATGTTGGATCCTATTACACTGGGGGATCAGAAATACCAAAGATTGGGTGAGTTGCGGAGGATATTGGGAATTCCTTTTGGAAGCACTGCTGAAGATAGCTCTTCTGGGGCCGGTGTTGCCAAACTTCCCCATCCAGCTGCTGTAGAGGAGCTAAAGCGCTTCAAATCAAGTGTTTGGGATACCTCCTCTAAGGCAAG gagaagggcaaaaaagtTGGAAGAGTCTTTATACAAGTTAAACAAGTATAATCACGTTTTGAATTCAAAAAAGCctcaaaggaatgggacaacagCTAATGAGAGATCAGGTGGGTCCAATTTGTCGAAGATGGCAAGTCAGAATCATCGAAACTCTTCGGAGCTCTTGAGTCAAGGACTTGAAGATAGGAGTAAGAGTGTTGTTCTGAATAAGCGAGTTCGTTCCTCAATGGCTGAACTTCGG ACAGACAGTCAGGGCCACACTCTAACAAAGCTGCCCGCAGTCACTGGAAAAGATCGAGAGATGACCAGAAATGTGGTTGAAGGTTCTGATTTAGTCGAAGATAAGAATCATAGACTACCTGCTGGGGGGGAAGGATgggataaaaaaatgaaaaggaaaagatctaTAGGCTCGGGTTTTTCCAGACCTCTGCTTATGGATGGGGAGACAAAGCGACCTGTGTTCCATAAAGTGAAAACTGAGCCCAGTTTGCAATCCTCTGATGCCCAGGGTTCCAG ATTGAGCGTCCGTGAAGAAACTTCCACGGCGAGTCCTAGTCAGACGCCAAAAGCAAAAGGTTCGAGGGCTCCCCGAAGTGGCTCTGTCGTGGCAGCAACCTCACCTACTAATTTTTCTCGATCGTCTGGAGCTTTTGAAGCATGCGAACAGTCTCCTAGTGCAAGCAAAGTTCATATGATTGGTGGCCCTACTAATAACCGTAAACGTCCTTTACCCTCTGAATCATCCTCCCCTCCTATGGCTCAATGGGTTTGCCATAGACAAAAAACATCTCGCAATAGAAGAGCAAATATTGTGTCTCCTGTCTCAAACCATAATGAGAGCAATCCACCGTCGGAAGGATGTGCCTTGGATCCTGGTTTGAAAATGAGTTCTGTGGAGACAAGTGCCCCTCTGTTCTCGAGGGGTTTTGCTAATGGAATCCAACAGCTGAAAGtgaaattggaaaatgtttcATCACCGGCGAGATTACCTGAAAATGATGAATCTGGTGGTGGTCAAAATCGTGAAAGCAGGATGAAGGAGAAGAGAGCCAGTGCTGTTGAAGTAGATGAAATCGATGTGGGAACCATCCGTGGTGTTAGCTCGTCAATTGTACtgccaaagaaaaataaaacagttCCTAAAGATGATGTGGGAGATGGTGTCCAAAGACAAGGAAGGAGTGGTAGGTGCTCATCATTTCCGAGAGCTAACATTGCCTCAGCCAACGAAAAGATGGATAATGCAGCTTCTAAGCCACTTAGAAGTGCTAAGCCTGGTTCTGAAAAAAATGGGAG CAAGACTGGACGGCCTCCATTAAAGAAAGTATCCGATCGAAAGGCTTTTGCTCGTCATGCGAAGTCACCAGCTGGCAGTACTCCAGATATATCTG GTGCATCAGATGATGACCGCGAAGAACTCTTAGAAGCTGCAAAGTTCGCTTCTCGTGCCAACG GTCTAGTCCATTCTGGAGTATTCTGGAAAAAGATGGAATCATTTTTTTCCCCAGTCAGCTTGGAGGACATTTCTTATTTGAAGCAACAG CGTGATCTCGTGCACGAAGAAAGTATGAAGCCTCACAAACATGTTTTTGGTGAAAGAGATAATGGTATCCAATGTCAATATGGATCGGGAGAATCGGCTGCCAGTGACAATGTTACTCAACAAGTTGAAGACAAAGATGTTATATGTGGAAAGTTGAACCCAGGAGGGATGAAAGTTCTTCCTCTGTACCAAAGATTATTGGCTTCTCTAATCATAGAAGAGGAAGCTATATTTGAAGAAGGTGGTGAAGGAAGAAGCTTGCCTTTTTCACACAACGAAGATGGAAATTCTGGGGCAAACTGTCTAGCTGTTGGTGTAAAATCAAGGAACGGAGATGGTTCTGTACATGAAAATGACGTCATGCACGAGCTCCAAACTCCCATGCAGTACAACATTCCAAATTATTCTGGTAATGGGAGTATCAACAAAAGCATCCAGAGTGATCTGGACTTGATGCACAAAGGACAAGTATTGTGTGAGATATCCAAGAACGGTTTCCATGGCTCGGTGGCTGCATTCTCATGTGTTGCTGGCATTTCGTATGATGAACAGTACATGCATATGTCCATAGAAAGCAAATTACTGGTGGAGCTACACAGTGTTGACTTATATCCTGAGAGCGTG CCTGATCTGGTGAATGGAGAGGATGAGGCTATTAATAATGATATCTCTGACCTAAAGAAGCAACTCTCCAAGCAG GTTGGTGAAAAGAAACTCCTCCTAGATAAATTACTCAAGGCAATTCCAGAAGGGAGTGCAGATAATGGACG GGATCTTGAGCGCACCGCAATGCAAAGACTTGTTGAGATGGCTTACAGAAAACAGCTG GCCACTCGAGCGAGCATTGCCTCCCGCAATGGGATCCCGAAGGTTCCAAAACATGTTGCGATGGCTTTCACTAGGAGGACTCTCGCTAGATGCAAGGAGTTTGAGGATACTGGCAAGAGTTGCTTTAGTGAGCCTTCCCTCAGTGAAGTCCTTTTTGCTGCACCCCCTCGTGGTTGTGAAGAATCCATACGACATGATAATCTCTGTTCTTCACCTGTGCCTGGGACATCAg GCTCCAGCAGCAAGCTTAAGCAGTTTGGTCTTCAGAATGATGATATTGGCCTGGGTCCTAATGACAACAATAGAACTCTTTTACATCCCCCTGACCAGGCTTTCGGAAAAACTGGACCTATATGGAACAGAGGCAAGAAGAAAGAACTGCTGCTTGACGATGTTGGTGCCATGAGAGTGGCATCAAGTCCTGCAAAAGGCAAGAGGAGTGAAAGGGACAGGGATCCAGAGATGGTCCTCAACTATTCTGCTGCCAAGGGTGGCCGCCAAAATTCAGTCAGTGCTAAGGGTGAGCGAAAAGCAAAATCCAAGCCAAAACAAAGAACTGCTCAGCTGTCATCTTCAGGGAATGGATATATTAGCAAGTTCAGTGAAATGATGCATCCTGTGAGCTCCTCGGCTCATGAAAGTAAAAAAGTCCTTGCAATTAGTGCTGACAAGAAACAAGAACTTGATAAAACAAACGGCAATGCGCCGCCTGGTTTAAAGGGAACCAATGAATCTGAAGACTTGGCAAACTTGGATCTGCTTGGAGACTTAGATGTACCATCATGGTTGAACTTCGAAGGGGATGCTTTACAAGACCATGATTCAATGGGCCTTGAAATACCCATGGATGACCTCTCCGACGTGTTCCTATGA